One genomic region from Triplophysa dalaica isolate WHDGS20190420 chromosome 23, ASM1584641v1, whole genome shotgun sequence encodes:
- the pkia gene encoding cAMP-dependent protein kinase inhibitor alpha: protein MTDVEVTYEDFIASGRAGRRNAVHDILGTSAGLDPSGLSQTLSELNVSKADKTNDEEKSQNLAESEPKQEESKEGALQ, encoded by the exons ATGACTGATGTCGAGGTGACGTATGAAGACTTCATCGCCTCTGGAAGGGCCGGTAGACGTAATGCTGTGCACGACATACTTGGAACCTCAGCCGGGCTGGATCCAAGCGGCCTCTCCCAAACTCTGTCTGAGCTCAATGTCAGCAAAGCAG ACAAAACTAATGATGAAGAGAAAAGCCAGAACTTGGCAGAATCTGAACCGAAGCAGGAAGAAAGCAAAGAGGGCGCACTTCAATGA